Proteins encoded within one genomic window of Candidatus Binataceae bacterium:
- a CDS encoding TIGR04282 family arsenosugar biosynthesis glycosyltransferase — MSRSPTLIVFCREPIPGRTKTRLIPRLGGKSAAALADAFIADTLAKCATLGPARLVIAASAAADTRRSPYFRHLAHRCGAEVIDQGGGNLGTRMARALTPYCRDGAVLLGTDTPTLPSRLLARSVALLRRAPVVLAPSLDGGYYLVGARGALPDIFHGIRWGGRRVLAQTVARMRRRRVRYALGPGWYDVDRWSDVLLLAAHLELLHARGDRATPCPATAGVLRRLGLLADGR; from the coding sequence ATGAGTCGAAGCCCGACGCTCATTGTGTTCTGCCGCGAGCCGATTCCCGGGCGCACCAAGACCCGGCTGATTCCGCGGCTGGGCGGCAAATCGGCCGCTGCGCTCGCGGACGCATTTATCGCCGATACCCTGGCGAAATGCGCGACCCTTGGTCCGGCGCGACTCGTGATCGCCGCCAGCGCTGCCGCCGACACGCGGCGCAGCCCCTATTTTCGGCATCTCGCGCATCGCTGCGGCGCCGAAGTTATCGACCAGGGCGGGGGGAACCTCGGCACGCGGATGGCGCGCGCGCTCACCCCCTATTGTCGCGATGGCGCCGTCCTCCTCGGCACTGACACGCCGACATTGCCGAGCCGGCTGCTGGCGCGCAGTGTCGCTCTGCTGCGGCGAGCTCCGGTGGTCCTCGCTCCGAGCCTCGACGGCGGCTACTACCTGGTGGGCGCACGCGGCGCGCTGCCCGACATCTTTCACGGCATAAGGTGGGGTGGGAGACGCGTGCTGGCGCAGACGGTAGCGCGGATGCGCCGTCGCCGCGTCCGTTACGCGCTCGGACCCGGATGGTACGACGTCGACCGCTGGAGCGACGTCCTTCTGCTGGCCGCGCATCTCGAACTGCTACACGCGCGCGGAGATCGGGCGACGCCGTGCCCGGCGACGGCGGGCGTTCTGCGCCGGCTTGGACTGCTGGCCGACGGCCGCTAA
- the cutA gene encoding divalent-cation tolerance protein CutA, producing MRAAQARIALVTAGDERQARAIARTLVDQRLAACVNIVGPIRSVYRWRDSVEDEPEYLLIIKTRAALLGRLERRVAELHNYEVPEVLALAPAAGSAPYLRWLFESTAPQPRSAGAMRRAPIRKAARRA from the coding sequence ATGCGTGCGGCGCAAGCAAGAATCGCCCTTGTCACCGCCGGCGACGAGCGCCAGGCGCGCGCCATCGCACGCACGCTGGTCGACCAACGACTCGCGGCCTGCGTCAATATCGTCGGCCCGATCCGCTCGGTTTATCGTTGGCGCGACTCCGTCGAGGACGAGCCCGAGTATCTGTTGATCATCAAGACGCGCGCGGCCCTGCTCGGGCGCCTCGAGCGCCGCGTCGCCGAGCTTCACAATTACGAAGTGCCGGAGGTCCTGGCGCTCGCGCCCGCCGCCGGTTCCGCCCCGTATCTCCGCTGGCTCTTTGAATCGACCGCGCCGCAACCGCGCTCGGCGGGTGCGATGCGGCGCGCGCCCATACGCAAGGCCGCTCGCCGCGCCTAG
- the hisC gene encoding histidinol-phosphate transaminase — MFREAIQRMAPYVPGEQPRPGEHLVKLNTNENPYPPSPRVRRAVAHAVLGSALKLYPAPQADDFVAAAARRFGVLPRMILAGNGSDELLAMLFRATLGPGDRVAWATPTYSLYDTLAAVQEAHAITPPLGPNFELPFEALVRARARLTIVCNPNSPSGTLTPRRTLERLARRLRPRLLAIDEAYVDFAEENALSLVRRLPNVLVLRSLSKSYSLAGMRLGLCFAHPAIVEQLRKVKDSYNLSRVAIAAGAAALDDEAWMRRNVERVKRTRAAVVERLRRMGFEVPPSSANFVLARMAGRDLGPLAAALRRRGILVRYFRSWPDALRISIGTPAEMGALFKALEPLAAAFAPAPSNGRARS, encoded by the coding sequence ATGTTCCGCGAAGCAATTCAGAGGATGGCGCCGTACGTGCCGGGCGAACAGCCGCGGCCTGGCGAGCACCTGGTAAAGCTCAACACCAACGAGAATCCCTATCCGCCCTCGCCGCGGGTGCGGCGCGCGGTCGCGCACGCAGTGCTCGGAAGCGCGCTGAAGCTCTATCCGGCACCGCAGGCCGACGACTTCGTCGCGGCCGCCGCGCGCCGCTTCGGCGTGCTGCCGCGAATGATTCTCGCGGGCAACGGCTCGGACGAATTGCTCGCGATGCTCTTCCGCGCAACGCTCGGACCGGGCGACCGGGTCGCGTGGGCAACGCCGACCTATTCGCTATACGACACGCTCGCCGCCGTCCAGGAAGCGCACGCGATCACGCCGCCGCTCGGCCCCAATTTCGAACTGCCGTTCGAGGCGCTGGTGCGGGCGCGCGCGCGGCTCACGATCGTGTGCAATCCGAACTCGCCGTCGGGCACGCTTACGCCGCGCCGCACGTTGGAGCGGCTGGCGCGGCGGCTTCGACCGCGCCTGCTCGCGATCGACGAGGCCTACGTGGACTTCGCCGAGGAAAATGCGCTCAGCCTGGTGCGCCGGCTGCCCAACGTGCTCGTGCTGCGCTCGCTGTCGAAGTCGTATTCGCTCGCCGGTATGCGCCTGGGACTGTGCTTCGCGCACCCGGCGATTGTCGAGCAACTGCGCAAGGTCAAGGATTCCTACAACCTCAGCCGTGTCGCGATCGCCGCCGGGGCCGCCGCGCTCGACGACGAGGCCTGGATGCGCCGCAACGTCGAGCGCGTCAAGCGCACGCGCGCGGCGGTCGTCGAGCGCCTGCGCCGGATGGGCTTCGAGGTTCCGCCGTCGAGCGCGAACTTCGTGCTCGCGCGGATGGCGGGGCGCGACCTCGGACCACTGGCCGCCGCGCTGCGCCGGCGCGGAATCCTGGTGCGCTATTTCCGTTCGTGGCCCGACGCGCTGCGCATCTCAATCGGAACGCCGGCCGAGATGGGCGCATTGTTCAAAGCGCTCGAGCCGCTGGCCGCCGCGTTCGCCCCTGCGCCGAGCAACGGCCGCGCGCGCTCCTAG
- the pth gene encoding aminoacyl-tRNA hydrolase, producing the protein MSRLGRIVAAFRSAGARKESASAEPRSHARWVVAGLGNPGEQYHWSRHNIGFLVVEHMADSRGARFHRRKFKGLLAEVRVDGQETLLVKPQTYYNLSGDCLAAVLGYYKIPPERLIVVHDDLDLNFGQLRLKRGGSDAGNRGVRSIAASLDTPEFIRVRVGIGHQARDEDAKDYVLHVVRGRQRQEYEAVIARAAEAVEAIIATGLERAMNTYNQRA; encoded by the coding sequence ATGAGCCGGCTCGGGCGAATCGTTGCCGCCTTCCGCTCGGCAGGCGCGCGCAAGGAGAGCGCGTCGGCCGAGCCGCGCTCGCACGCGCGATGGGTCGTCGCGGGGCTCGGCAATCCGGGCGAACAGTACCACTGGTCGCGCCATAACATCGGTTTCCTCGTCGTCGAACATATGGCCGATTCTCGCGGTGCCAGGTTCCATCGGCGCAAGTTCAAGGGGCTGCTTGCCGAGGTGCGCGTGGACGGCCAGGAGACGCTGCTCGTCAAGCCGCAGACGTACTACAACCTCAGCGGCGATTGCCTGGCCGCGGTGCTGGGTTACTACAAGATTCCGCCCGAACGGCTGATCGTGGTCCACGACGACCTCGACCTCAACTTCGGGCAGCTCCGGCTCAAGCGCGGCGGCAGCGACGCCGGCAACCGCGGCGTGCGCTCGATCGCCGCCTCGCTGGATACGCCTGAATTTATCCGGGTACGCGTCGGAATCGGGCATCAGGCACGCGACGAGGATGCCAAGGACTACGTGCTGCACGTCGTACGCGGGCGTCAGCGCCAGGAATACGAAGCCGTCATTGCGCGCGCCGCCGAGGCGGTCGAAGCCATAATCGCAACCGGCCTCGAGCGCGCGATGAACACCTACAATCAGCGCGCCTAG
- the bphC gene encoding biphenyl-2,3-diol 1,2-dioxygenase yields MASVTQLGYLGIGVSELARWEHFASEVLGLQVNGTDSDGSMFLRMDEYHHRFILLPGGPDDVAFVGWEVRDQPALDEIRRRLSAGGVEVAEATPEETRARRVVGLIKLRDPSGVPTEIYFGPLMNFEQPFKSPRAISGFVTGEQGMGHIVVRVDDAARSLHFYRDLLGMRISDFIDMRSHRSGQSLSLTFMHCNPRHHSIAFGVIPARKRLMHFMLQTRSVDDVGSTYYLCQDRGIEISGTLGRHTNDHMMSFYLRSPSGFEVEYGWGARVVDDATWQVQKHEAPSIWGHRGSLAPMPTKQAPV; encoded by the coding sequence ATGGCGAGCGTCACACAACTCGGATATCTGGGTATCGGCGTGAGCGAGCTTGCGCGATGGGAGCACTTTGCCAGCGAAGTGCTCGGCCTCCAGGTCAACGGCACCGACTCCGACGGCTCGATGTTCCTGCGGATGGATGAATATCACCATCGCTTTATCCTTCTGCCCGGCGGCCCCGACGATGTCGCGTTCGTCGGATGGGAAGTGCGCGACCAGCCGGCGCTCGACGAAATCCGCCGGCGCCTAAGCGCCGGCGGCGTCGAGGTCGCCGAAGCTACGCCCGAAGAGACTCGCGCGCGGCGGGTGGTCGGTCTCATCAAGCTTAGAGATCCCAGCGGCGTCCCGACCGAAATCTACTTCGGCCCGCTGATGAACTTCGAACAGCCGTTCAAGTCGCCGCGCGCGATTTCGGGCTTCGTCACCGGCGAGCAGGGGATGGGCCACATCGTGGTGCGGGTGGACGATGCGGCACGCAGCCTGCACTTCTACCGTGACCTGCTCGGCATGCGGATCAGCGACTTCATCGACATGCGCTCGCATCGCAGCGGCCAGTCGCTGAGCCTCACCTTCATGCACTGCAACCCGCGTCATCACTCGATCGCCTTTGGCGTGATTCCGGCAAGGAAGCGCCTGATGCACTTCATGCTCCAGACGCGCAGCGTCGACGACGTCGGCTCGACTTACTATCTTTGCCAGGATCGCGGAATCGAAATCTCGGGCACACTCGGCAGGCATACGAACGACCACATGATGTCGTTCTACCTGCGCTCGCCGTCGGGCTTCGAGGTCGAGTACGGATGGGGCGCGCGAGTGGTTGACGACGCGACCTGGCAGGTGCAAAAGCACGAGGCCCCCAGCATTTGGGGCCATCGCGGGTCGCTCGCGCCGATGCCGACGAAGCAGGCGCCGGTGTAG
- a CDS encoding 2-dehydropantoate 2-reductase, with product MKILVMGAGAVGAYYGARLQQAGEEVVFCARGENLRVLREGGLEVKSFKGDFSLRVTATSRPAEFAPYDLVLFCVKTYDTEDAARELAGCLAPQATVLTLQNGVENEAVLAGIFGADAVMAGNARVNAELAAPGKLIHITTGVIQFGPLDGRLGERARRVAAVFERAGILGELTPRMRMLRWEKLLWNGAFNPVTALSRRCVGDVIDTPEGLATVRALMREIVAVARAEGAELSEADIERQIGRSFTQLRAVRPSTLQDLERGKRLEHDALTGAVIRAARRRGIPVPVTETVHALLNLLDRYRESSVH from the coding sequence ATGAAGATCCTGGTGATGGGCGCGGGCGCCGTCGGCGCCTATTACGGCGCGCGGCTGCAACAGGCGGGCGAGGAGGTGGTATTTTGTGCGCGTGGCGAGAACCTGCGCGTGCTCCGCGAAGGCGGACTGGAGGTTAAAAGCTTCAAGGGCGATTTCAGCCTGCGCGTCACCGCGACTTCGCGTCCGGCCGAATTCGCTCCCTACGACCTGGTCCTGTTCTGCGTCAAAACCTACGACACCGAAGACGCCGCCCGGGAGCTCGCCGGATGTCTCGCGCCGCAGGCAACCGTGCTCACGCTCCAGAACGGCGTCGAGAACGAGGCCGTTCTGGCCGGTATCTTCGGCGCCGACGCGGTGATGGCGGGTAACGCGCGCGTCAATGCGGAGTTGGCCGCGCCGGGCAAGCTGATCCACATAACGACCGGCGTGATTCAGTTCGGGCCGCTCGACGGGCGCCTCGGCGAGCGCGCGCGCCGCGTCGCCGCCGTCTTCGAGCGCGCCGGAATTCTCGGTGAGCTGACCCCCCGCATGCGCATGCTGCGCTGGGAGAAGCTGTTGTGGAACGGGGCCTTCAACCCGGTGACGGCGCTGAGCCGCCGATGCGTCGGGGACGTGATCGACACGCCCGAAGGGCTGGCAACCGTGCGCGCCCTGATGCGCGAAATCGTGGCGGTGGCGCGCGCCGAGGGCGCCGAACTAAGCGAGGCGGACATCGAGCGCCAGATCGGCCGTTCGTTTACCCAACTGCGCGCGGTCAGGCCCTCCACCTTGCAGGACCTCGAACGCGGCAAGCGGCTGGAGCATGACGCGCTTACCGGCGCAGTGATCCGCGCTGCCCGCCGCCGCGGTATTCCGGTGCCGGTGACCGAAACCGTGCACGCGCTGCTTAACCTGCTCGACCGCTATCGCGAAAGTTCCGTGCATTGA
- a CDS encoding GNAT family N-acetyltransferase, with the protein MAADITIRPAIRGDLAAITEIYNYFIRNTPITFDVEPYTVETRTPWFDGFAGGGRYRLFVAEQAGVVVAYAGSMPFHHKRAYETSVETTIYCASGMEGRGVGTRLYEALFDAIGGQDIHRAMAGITLPNAASVALHRRFGFTQVALFTENGRKFGRYWDVAWFEKPFGGTS; encoded by the coding sequence ATGGCGGCGGACATCACGATTCGGCCCGCAATTCGCGGGGACCTCGCTGCAATCACCGAGATCTACAATTATTTTATTCGGAATACCCCGATCACCTTCGACGTTGAGCCCTACACCGTCGAAACGCGCACACCATGGTTCGACGGCTTCGCCGGCGGTGGGCGCTATCGGCTGTTCGTCGCCGAGCAGGCGGGCGTTGTGGTCGCCTACGCCGGCTCGATGCCGTTCCATCACAAGCGCGCGTATGAGACCTCGGTGGAGACCACAATCTACTGCGCGTCCGGGATGGAAGGCCGGGGAGTCGGCACTCGGTTGTACGAGGCGCTGTTCGACGCGATCGGCGGCCAGGACATCCATCGCGCGATGGCCGGAATCACGCTGCCCAATGCGGCCTCGGTCGCGCTTCACCGACGCTTCGGCTTCACACAGGTGGCGCTGTTCACCGAAAACGGTCGCAAGTTCGGCCGCTACTGGGACGTCGCCTGGTTCGAGAAGCCTTTCGGCGGCACTTCATAG